From the Archangium lipolyticum genome, the window GCGCGGACACGGTGAGGTACGTGGAGATGGCGAACACGTCCCACACCAGCGGCGAGCGGAACTGCGGCCAGGCGCCCAGGGTGCTGGGGTAGGGGAAGAGCCAGAACGCGAACCAGGGACGGCCCGTGTGCAGCAGCGGGAAGAGACCCGCGCAGCACACGGCGAAGAGCGTCATCGCCTCGGCGAAGCGGTTGATGCTGGTGCGCCACTTCTGCTGGAAGAGCAGGAGGATGGCGGAGATGAGCGTACCGGCGTGACCGATACCGACCCACCAGACGAAGTTGATGATGTCGAAGGCCCAGCCGTTGGGCTGGTTGTTACCCCACACGCCGATGCCGCGCGCCAGGGTGACGGTGACTCCGAGCACCAGCAGGCCGAGGCCCGCCAGGGCGATGCCGAACAGCATGAACCAGCCCTTACCGGGCTTGGCCCACACGTGGTCCAGCAGGGTCTCGTTGAGGCTCTTGTCGTCGTGGTGAGGCGCGACGAGCGGCCGCGGCTCGAGCGGGTCGAGCGAGGCGGTATGTGCAGCGGTCTCGGCCATGACTCAGTGGCCTCCTTCGGGCTGCCCCTCGGCGGGCTTGGCGGGCGCGAGGGCGGGATTGGGGTTGCGCAGGCGGATGAGGTGGGCGGTGCGCGGCTGGGTACCCAGCTCGTGCAGCAGCTTGTAGGCGCGCAGGTCGTGGTGGTGCTTCGTCACCTGGGCGTTGGGGTCGCTGAGCGTGCCGAAGACGATGGCCTCCGTGGGGCACGCCTGGGCGCAGGCGGTCTGCAGCTCCTTCTCGAAGATGGGCCGCTTCTCCACGCGCGCCTTGATGCGGACGCGCTCGATGCGCTGCACGCAGTAGGTGCACTTCTCCATGACGCCGCGGTTACGCACCGTGACGTCCGGGTTCATCATCATCTTCTGCGTGGGCGTCTTGTCCGCGCTGTAGTGCAGGTAGTTGAAGCGGCGGACCTTGTACGGGCAGTTGTTGGAGCAGTACCGCGTGCCGACGCAGCGGTTGTACACCATGTCGTTGAGGCCCTCGTCCGAGTGGACGGTGGCGTTCACCGGGCACACGTACTCGCAGGGCGCCTTCTCGCAGTGCACGCACATGACCGGCTGCATGACCATCTCCGGGTCGTGCAGCTCATCGCCGGAGAAGTACCGGTCGATGCGCAGCCACTGCATCTCGCGGCTGCGGGCCACCTGCTCCTTGCCCACCACGGGGATGTTGTTCTCCGACTGGCAGGCCACCACGCACGCCGAGCAACCCGTGCAGCGGGCCAGGTCGATGGCCATGCCCCACCGGTAGTCCTCGTACTTGAACTCCGGCAGGAGGTTGGCGTTCTCGCCGCGCACGCGGGCGAGCAGCGGGCTGGCCTTCTTCTTCTCCAGCTCCAGCTCGTGCTGGTAGGCGGCCACCGTCATGTCGAGGGCCAGCGGGCGGCCCTCCATGCGCCAGTGGCTCTGGGTGAGGGAGAACTTGTGGGTGCTGCGCGTCTTCTCCAGCTTCGCGCCGCCGTCGAACCAGGGCGCCTTCACGCTGCGCACCAGGTTGGCGTTGAAGCCCACGTTCCGGGCCACCGTCTCGAAGAGACCCGTGCGGCCGTAGCCCAGGGGCAGCACCACCACGCCGTCCGCCGTGCCGGGGATGATCCACACCGGCACTTCCAGCGAGCGGCCACCGTAGGTGAGCTTCGCCACGTCGCCCGGGTTGAGGTCGAGATCCTTGGCCGTGGCCGGGCTGATGTAGGCCGCGTTGTCCCACGTCATCTTCGAGATGGGATCCGCCAGCTCCTGCAGCCAGGACATGTTGGCGAACTGGCCGTCGTAGACCTTGTAGTCCGGGACGAAGTTCACCTCGACCTCGCCCGCGCCAACGGGGGCGGGCGGGGTGTAGGCATCCACGAGCGCGCGGGCGCCGTCCACGGTGGGGGCGCCGGCGAGGGCCGCCGGGGCGGTGTCGGGGACGATGCCCACGGACACCCACGTCTCCCAGGCCGTCTCGAAGTCCGCCGCGCTCGGGGCCTTGGTGCGCCAGAAGTCGCGGAGGATCTGATAGCTGCTGCGGTACGGCTCACCGAGGAACAGCGCGAGCAGCTCCGAGGTGGGCACGCCGTTGAAGAGCGGCTGGATGAGCGGCTGCACGATGGACACCGTGCCGTCGATGGACCGGCCATCGCCCCAGGCCTCCAGCTCGTGCGCGGCCGGGATGAACCAGTCGGCGTACGCGCTCGTCTCGTCCTCGAAGAGCGAGGTGTAGACGACGGTCAGCTTGCCGCGGTTGGGATTCTTCGCCGGATCCAACAGCTCCTGGAGGCCCAGGTCCACCGGCGCGCGGTAGAGCGGGTTCCAGGCGGTGATGACCAGCAGGTCCACCGCGCCGTTCTTGAGCTCCTCCACGAGCGGGCGCAGACCGGCGGCGCTGGTGGCCTCGGAGACGGTCGCCGGGATGTAGCGCACCGTCTGGCCCACGTTGCCGAGCGCCGCGTTGAGGGCGGCGGCCAGCGCGTGCACCGCGGCGGGCTGACGCTCACCGGGCACCACCACGCACTTGCCCGCGTTGGCGCGCAGGTCGGCGGCGACGGCGTCCACCCACTTCTGGTGGTTGGCGTTGAGCTGCGCCTTGGCGGCCGCGGCGGCGCCCAGACCCTCGGCCCCTCCGCCCACGCGCGAGGCGATGGCGGCGGCGACGGCGAACACCTCGGAGGACTTCGCGCGCAGGCGGTGATCCGCCATGCCACCGGTGATGGTGAAGCGCGGCTCGCAGACGTAGAGGCGGTTGAGGTTGCCCTCGGACGGATCCCTCCGCTTCGCGAAGGCGCGGGCGTAGGCCAGGTTGGCCGGGCGGCTCTCCAGGAAGTCCGCATCCAGGGAGAGGATGACGTCCGCGCGAGCGAAGTCATACACCGCGGTGGCCGGCTGGCCGAGCACCGCGCGCGTCCCCTCGTTGGCGGGGTCCTGGTCGACGGAGGTGTAGCTGGTGAAGCGGGCGTTGGGCAGCCGCTGCTGGACGCGCGAGCGCAGGTGGTCGAGCACCGGCGAGGTGTTCGGCTCGGTCAGGAAGCGCACGCGGGCGCCACCGTTCTCCTGCACGGACTTGCCCACCAGGCCGAAGATCTCCTCGCCGAAGGTGCGAAGGGACCGCGGCTCCTTGCGGTAGCGCAGCACGCGGGCGCGCTGCGGGTCGTACAGCGACATCAGGAAGGCCTGCTCGAAGACACCGGCGGCGCCCAGGTTCACCGGGTGCTGCGGGTTGCCCTCCACCTTGATGGGGCGGCCCTCACGCGCGGCGACCAGGATGCCCGAGGTGTGACCCCCGAACGTCATGCCCGTGGCGTAGTTGAGCGGGTTGCCCGGGACGAGCTCGGGCGGGGTGCGGGTGTAGGGCACCATGCGCTCGTCCACCGGACGGGTGGAGCAGGCGGTGGCGCCGGCCAGCGCCAGCGAGGCGCCGAGCAGCTGCATGAACTCACGGCGGGCCACGCCGGTGGGGGGCAGGTCCGCGCCCTCGGGGAACTCGGGGCGGGTCTCCTCGAGGTGCTCGGGCTTGCCGAGCATCTCCTCGAGGCTGCGCCAGTAGGTCTTCCCGTAAGCGCCCTCGGCGGCCACGCTGTGGGCGGCGGCGTGGTCGAGCGCGTCGGCCACGACGTCATGCGCGTGGTCGTGCGCGGGGGCGGCCTCGGCCTTGTCCGAGACGACCGGCAGGGCGAAGGAGGTAGGGGTGTCCTTCATGGGGGCTCCGTCGAGCTTGGGCTTCAGCGGTGGCATGTGGAGCAGCTCGTGCGCGCGTGAACGTCGTAATCCTTGAACAGCTTCTCCCCGAGCGCCT encodes:
- a CDS encoding TAT-variant-translocated molybdopterin oxidoreductase; the encoded protein is MKPKLDGAPMKDTPTSFALPVVSDKAEAAPAHDHAHDVVADALDHAAAHSVAAEGAYGKTYWRSLEEMLGKPEHLEETRPEFPEGADLPPTGVARREFMQLLGASLALAGATACSTRPVDERMVPYTRTPPELVPGNPLNYATGMTFGGHTSGILVAAREGRPIKVEGNPQHPVNLGAAGVFEQAFLMSLYDPQRARVLRYRKEPRSLRTFGEEIFGLVGKSVQENGGARVRFLTEPNTSPVLDHLRSRVQQRLPNARFTSYTSVDQDPANEGTRAVLGQPATAVYDFARADVILSLDADFLESRPANLAYARAFAKRRDPSEGNLNRLYVCEPRFTITGGMADHRLRAKSSEVFAVAAAIASRVGGGAEGLGAAAAAKAQLNANHQKWVDAVAADLRANAGKCVVVPGERQPAAVHALAAALNAALGNVGQTVRYIPATVSEATSAAGLRPLVEELKNGAVDLLVITAWNPLYRAPVDLGLQELLDPAKNPNRGKLTVVYTSLFEDETSAYADWFIPAAHELEAWGDGRSIDGTVSIVQPLIQPLFNGVPTSELLALFLGEPYRSSYQILRDFWRTKAPSAADFETAWETWVSVGIVPDTAPAALAGAPTVDGARALVDAYTPPAPVGAGEVEVNFVPDYKVYDGQFANMSWLQELADPISKMTWDNAAYISPATAKDLDLNPGDVAKLTYGGRSLEVPVWIIPGTADGVVVLPLGYGRTGLFETVARNVGFNANLVRSVKAPWFDGGAKLEKTRSTHKFSLTQSHWRMEGRPLALDMTVAAYQHELELEKKKASPLLARVRGENANLLPEFKYEDYRWGMAIDLARCTGCSACVVACQSENNIPVVGKEQVARSREMQWLRIDRYFSGDELHDPEMVMQPVMCVHCEKAPCEYVCPVNATVHSDEGLNDMVYNRCVGTRYCSNNCPYKVRRFNYLHYSADKTPTQKMMMNPDVTVRNRGVMEKCTYCVQRIERVRIKARVEKRPIFEKELQTACAQACPTEAIVFGTLSDPNAQVTKHHHDLRAYKLLHELGTQPRTAHLIRLRNPNPALAPAKPAEGQPEGGH